The following nucleotide sequence is from Paracrocinitomix mangrovi.
AAACCGGGGCGATAATAAAAAGATCAGCCCATAAACCAAGGTCTACGTGATTTTCCCAAATGCCTTTTTCTTCATCCTTAACAAAGTCAATTGCTACCGGATTTTTGGATAGGGTAGAAAGGGTGAGAGGTGAAATAAAGTCACAAGCCGAATGGGTCATTACAACTTTAACCTCAGCACCTAATTTTATAAGTTCTCTTACTAAATAAGCCGATTTATAGGCCGCGATACTCCCGGTAACGCCTACTAAGATCTTTTTCCCGGAAAGCATGAATGGATTTAGTCTTCTTGTCCTGCTTCGATTGCTTCGTTAGCATCTCTTACATAGATCTTATCTTCAAGATACTCTTGGATAGCAATAGCAACAGGCTTTGGAAGGCTTTCGTAGAATTTAGAGATTTCAATTTGCTCTCTATTTTCGAAAATTTCTTCCAAGTTATCTGTAGTTGAAGCAAATTCAGCCAATTTCTTTGTCAACTCATCTTTCATCTCTGCAGAAATCTGGTTTGATCTCTTTGAAATTGCAATCAACGCTTTGTAAATATTACCTGATTTTTCAGAAAAATCAGATGAATCTCTAGTTACAGTTGTTCTTTCAGCGTTGGTATTTTTGTAGTTAATGCTCATCTCTCTTATTTATCTATTGACTACTACTTTCTTTAATTTTAGTCAGTTCCTGCTCTGTTTTTTCTTTGTAACTCTCTACCTCAGTGGAGTGTCCAGATTCAGGAAATGCGGCTACAAAGGTACGATATCTTTTCAATGTTTCTTCTAATCTCTCTTTCTTTTTTGACTCAATACTATTAATTGCCAAAAAATAGCTGCTTTTCACAGCATGGAACAGTATGCTTTCTTTGTATTGAGATTCCGGATATTTCTCCAAAGTTCCTTCTAAAGCAACTACTGCCGCTTTGTAGTTTTCAGTTTTGTAATACAACATGGCATTTTCATATTGCTTCAATTCCAACTTCCCTCTTAATCTATCCATGATTTGATTACAAGTATCAATGCGTGTACTGTTTGGGTACAGATCAATGAAGATTTGTAATTCGTCTAATGCATTTAAAGTTTCTGTTTGATCTAACTTGTAGTTAGGTGAGTTTTGAACTGCGCACAATGCACTTAAAAAAGCGGCTTTTTCATTGAATTTACTTGTAGGATATTGACGGATAAATCTTTTAAAGTAGTATCCGGCCAAATAATAGTCCCCCAATTCGTAGTTAGACATGCAATAATAGAAGTATAACTTTTCGCCTTCTGATGTTATTTTATAAAATGGAATGACGTCTTCAAGCAAAGTGACGCTTTTCAAGTAATCTTCTTCTTCGTAATATTTTAAAGCCGCATTCTTTTTGCGTTCGTTATCACCGCTTTTAAGTATTTGATTATACTCTGAGCATGACAACATCAACAAGGCAACCAGTGACATTAAAATTGTTTTCGACAGCTTTATCATTCTTATTTTAGTCTATTTAGCGGGTAGATTATTACGTCACATCCGCCATAAATATTGCGCCAAAGATAATGTATTCAGTTGTTAAAAAATGTCAAATTGTTCACTAACCGAACTTAAAAATGTGAATAAAAATTTCACAATCCTTGTGTTTGTTCGAATTTTCGGCCTATTTTCGCACCATAATTACTCACGCGCGACGTGAAGGAAATTAAAATTATGGCGTTAGATATATTTGAGAAGATTAAGGCAAACAGAGGACCAATAGGTCAACATGCCAAAGGAGTACACGGATATTTTACTTTTCCAAAATTGGAAGGTGAAATTGGAAACAAAATGACGTTTAGAGGTAAGGAATGTCTAGTATGGAGTGTTAACAACTACTTAGGATTAGCAAATGATCCTGAAGTGAGAAAAGCGGATGCGGATGCGTCAGCTCAGTGGGGACTTGCTTATCCTATGGGATCTAGAATGATGACTGGTCAAACTTCAGAGCACGAAGCTTTGGAGCGTGAGTTATCAGATTTCATGCAAAAAGAAGATACTATCCTTTTAAACTTCGGATACCAGGGGATGTTATCAGCAATTGATTGTCTAGTTGATAGAAAAGACGTAATTGTTTATGATAGTGAGTCTCATGCTTGTATCATTGATGGTGTAAGATTACACGCAGGAAAAAGATTTGTTTTCCAACACAATGACATGGCTAGCTTCGAAAAACAAATGGAGCGTGCTACTAAATTAGCTCAAGAGACTGGTGGAGGTATCATGGTTATTACTGAAGGTGTTTTCGGTATGGCTGGAGACCAAGGTCTTTTAAAAGAAATTATTGAGTACAGAAAATCTGGAAAATACGATTTCAGATTGTTCGTTGATGATGCTCACGGTTTCGGAACTTTAGGTAAAACAGGAATGGGAACCGGTGAAGAACAAGGTTGTCATGACGGAATTGATATCTATTTTGGAACATTCGCTAAATCAATGGCATCAATTGGAGCTTTTATTTCTTCAACTGAGGATGTGATTGAATTTATGAGATACAACATGAGATCTCAAATGTTTGCAAAATCATTACCAATGCCTTTGGTTGTTGGAGCAAGAAAACGTCTTGAAATGTTGAGAACTCAACCAAGACACAAAGAAAACTTGTGGAAAATTGCAACTGCATTACAAACAGGATTGAAAAATTCAGGATTTGATATAGGAAGAACTAATTCTCCTGTAACTCCTGTATTCCTTAAAGGAACA
It contains:
- a CDS encoding DNA-directed RNA polymerase subunit omega, yielding MSINYKNTNAERTTVTRDSSDFSEKSGNIYKALIAISKRSNQISAEMKDELTKKLAEFASTTDNLEEIFENREQIEISKFYESLPKPVAIAIQEYLEDKIYVRDANEAIEAGQED
- a CDS encoding outer membrane protein assembly factor BamD, which codes for MIKLSKTILMSLVALLMLSCSEYNQILKSGDNERKKNAALKYYEEEDYLKSVTLLEDVIPFYKITSEGEKLYFYYCMSNYELGDYYLAGYYFKRFIRQYPTSKFNEKAAFLSALCAVQNSPNYKLDQTETLNALDELQIFIDLYPNSTRIDTCNQIMDRLRGKLELKQYENAMLYYKTENYKAAVVALEGTLEKYPESQYKESILFHAVKSSYFLAINSIESKKKERLEETLKRYRTFVAAFPESGHSTEVESYKEKTEQELTKIKESSSQ
- a CDS encoding aminotransferase class I/II-fold pyridoxal phosphate-dependent enzyme; its protein translation is MALDIFEKIKANRGPIGQHAKGVHGYFTFPKLEGEIGNKMTFRGKECLVWSVNNYLGLANDPEVRKADADASAQWGLAYPMGSRMMTGQTSEHEALERELSDFMQKEDTILLNFGYQGMLSAIDCLVDRKDVIVYDSESHACIIDGVRLHAGKRFVFQHNDMASFEKQMERATKLAQETGGGIMVITEGVFGMAGDQGLLKEIIEYRKSGKYDFRLFVDDAHGFGTLGKTGMGTGEEQGCHDGIDIYFGTFAKSMASIGAFISSTEDVIEFMRYNMRSQMFAKSLPMPLVVGARKRLEMLRTQPRHKENLWKIATALQTGLKNSGFDIGRTNSPVTPVFLKGTLGEATNITFDLRENYGIFCSIVVYPVVPKDVIMLRMIPTAVHTMEDVEYTIETFKKVQEGLKSGKYKAEQLKVVETDK